Proteins co-encoded in one Bacteroidota bacterium genomic window:
- a CDS encoding PKD domain-containing protein: MKAKLHFLLLTLFLSLPFFAHSTHIVGGSLTYVHNGGSNYTVTLKLYRDCGPGTVQLPNSVTISVLGYNGAAFSPSRDITIPLSTITPVPSNLDTCATPPNPMPCTQEGLYTITVNNLPPNPGGYHMYFQVVARNLSLTNVNASGNNVGESFYAYIPGPAVLWGEDFALANGTTVDNGTTAWSTTAGAIAPTTASVNNNLFQLTGDDDGQQTWTSQVIPIAAFIGGVNLSVDLSENGTLDVNDSIFVYYRINGGPLTLFSTNGFIADDFANAVATQSGLVGATVQIIIRVHYDLNSPNTEIYRFDNVLVSGTTFTDNSNPTFTLFPPLFLCVGEPFTFDHSATDLNGDSLSYSFYTPFNGDNGPGALDPTFPNNTATFQPVTFLGGFSATNPLGGTPLTLNSASGLLSGTPSALGQYVVGILVKEYRNGVYISSTYRDFQFNVITCPQFVPAVLSPVSSCNSNTISFANLGGSSGAGWLWDFGDPTTTNDNSTLNTPTYTYPNPGNYTVSLTTGVGTNCANTATTQLVISSVVPNFSSTSPQCAGNAVSFTDLTTHSANATLNSWSWNFGDNTSSTLQNPTHVYTTGGVYNVTLIVGSNTNCVDTIVLPVTINPLPIANAGPNQTVCGNNATVTLNGIINGATGGIWTSNGSGTFSPNATTLNASYIPSIADTAIGSVTLTLTSTGNGNCPASVSTMVVTITNSPTIANAGPDQIICGTTTATLAANTPSTGTGTWSILSGSATIANPLSPTTTISGITPGSSVSLLWNISSPGCLSTGDVVIISGDLVPTTAAAGADQNLCMATSATMTANTPAVGTGQWSIVSGAGFISNPTSPTTTITGLLPGGTLVLRWTISQGVCSSTDDISIINNLIATVNAGNNQALCAPANIQLNGSVTGGTTSGIWTSLGTGTFSPSNTSLNATYILSNSDILNGNVSLVLTSTGNTPGCPAVSDTVLINYSGFNGTVTVVPTDVSCFGGNNGSAAVTVSGGLSPFSFFWNTVPAQTNATASNLTQGTYTVIITDGNGCTNTQSVTITQPSQLSFTGNTTAISCFGGSNGSIVLNPTGGTAPYTYLWQPGNQTTSSIINQPIGTYSVTVTDSKNCQQSNSFTLTQPAVLTSSLTATSIDCFGTSTGSVSSSINGGTAPYVYNWSPGGSTAPSVSGLAAGVYTLQVTDNKGCIKVDSITVTQSTAILAPITQTNETCTNSNNGTATVLASGGNPGYTYLWTPGNLNTSSISNLASGTYTLTVTDTKGCKAFGFVTITEPPALQANFINQQNIKCFNAATGSVSINATGGTPGYSYFWTPGNFITATITAVQAGSYTVTVSDNNNCQTQNTVVLTQPTQALSVLTSATPAACNGANSGSVQANAAGGTSPYSFFWTPGGSTAQTVSGLTQGNYTVLVTDNNGCTTTGVATVTEPLPLSVTSGSTNSNCGLANGSAFVTVTGGVPSFSYQWSPSGGTANTASNLLSGAYSVLITDGNGCTTTELVNVNDNNGPSVSIIGITNVTCFGGNNGTASANVSSGTGPFTFNWLPTGGTGPVATGLTAGVYTVVVTDANGCNSLATTSPSITQPTQLVLNLTTADVSCFGGTNGSASVLVSGGTPGYSYAWSPVGGSTSSISNLASAVYTIVVTDSNNCVITNTFSIDEPTQISATISSTTNVSCFAGNNGSATVSVSGGTPFYNYSWIPSGGNGPTGVNLAAGTYTVEITDFNGCTNTAIATITQPTQPLAASASSTATNCFGGSNGTAQATVVGGTPGYTFLWSPSGGNLQTATGLSPGNYFVAVTDANNCQTNVAVSVTQPTQMVVNLSPSDPSCGLSNGSITSQVSGGTSPYTYLWTPTNSTNSILNGALPGSYTLVVTDSKNCTSTNQTTLTNIPGPTASLLFSTNVSCAGGNNGLASIQINQGTLPYTINWSPFGGTNLIAQNLSAGNYTALITDGIGCQTSVSASISEPSPLTLLAQSNTQVSCFGGSNGAAIVSASGGAGNYTYSWSPILSSSPSVNNLSAGSYNVTAFDQNSCSTSISISITQPSLLSSAIGAVINPTCFGGTGSATAIGVGGTFPYTYAWATVPPQFNSTATGLLAGSTQVTVTDAKGCTASNTATLTQPSQVITSAAPDISVCLGQSGTLTATASGGAGNYFYSWQPQNVINSGSLTVAPISSSTYFVFASDQSGCSGTVDTINAIVFTLPASSVQVVGNTPICPGQTTQISVQTSGNTGLLTYSWNNNLGNGPGPIAVTPLQPTTYIVSVLNSCGVAVVDSIRIEFNPPPQIAFTPAILGGCVPLIVQFTDNSISGNASDPITSWSWTFSDGTTSSIQNPTHTFTQAGSYPVSLSVTTANGCTNNNATAPTVISAHPLPIAAFSLNSTNLDLPTDLLQTNNQSVGATSYVWEFGDGGSSTLENPQYSYTQVGNFPVQLTATTAFGCEDKMTIEIKTNAQILFPNAFTPNPGYSSGGVYDPNSLDNDVFFPYTAGVVEFKIQVFDRWGELIFESNTLKQGWDGYYRGKLCPMGVYVWKARIVLNNGQTLYKTGDVTLLR, from the coding sequence ATGAAAGCAAAACTACACTTCCTACTACTTACACTGTTTTTAAGTCTTCCATTCTTCGCCCATTCTACACATATTGTTGGTGGCTCTTTAACCTATGTTCACAACGGAGGATCTAATTATACAGTAACCTTAAAACTGTATCGCGATTGCGGTCCAGGAACAGTTCAGCTCCCTAATTCAGTTACCATTTCAGTACTTGGTTACAATGGTGCAGCTTTTAGTCCAAGTCGCGATATTACCATTCCATTAAGTACCATAACGCCTGTTCCCAGTAACCTCGATACTTGTGCAACTCCACCTAATCCAATGCCTTGTACACAAGAAGGCTTGTATACAATAACTGTTAATAACCTTCCTCCTAATCCGGGCGGTTATCATATGTATTTTCAGGTGGTAGCCCGAAATTTGAGTTTAACTAACGTTAATGCTTCAGGTAATAATGTGGGAGAAAGTTTCTATGCATACATTCCAGGGCCAGCGGTTTTATGGGGAGAAGATTTTGCTTTAGCCAACGGAACAACGGTTGATAATGGAACTACTGCTTGGAGTACCACTGCAGGAGCTATTGCCCCAACCACGGCTAGCGTAAATAACAATTTGTTTCAACTTACCGGAGATGATGATGGACAGCAAACATGGACATCTCAAGTTATTCCAATTGCCGCCTTTATAGGTGGAGTAAATTTAAGTGTTGACTTATCTGAGAATGGAACCTTAGATGTGAACGATTCAATATTTGTATACTACCGTATAAATGGTGGACCATTAACGCTTTTTTCAACAAATGGATTTATTGCCGATGATTTTGCAAATGCAGTTGCCACACAAAGCGGTTTGGTTGGTGCCACAGTACAAATTATTATTCGAGTGCACTATGATTTGAATTCACCGAATACTGAAATTTATCGTTTCGACAATGTATTGGTAAGTGGTACAACTTTTACAGATAACAGCAACCCTACTTTCACACTGTTTCCGCCATTATTTTTGTGTGTTGGAGAGCCGTTTACATTTGATCATTCGGCTACCGATTTAAATGGAGATTCCCTTTCCTACTCATTTTATACACCGTTTAATGGTGATAATGGTCCTGGTGCGTTAGATCCAACTTTTCCAAATAACACAGCTACCTTTCAGCCAGTAACATTTTTGGGAGGTTTTTCAGCAACAAATCCATTGGGAGGAACACCCTTAACTTTAAATTCAGCTAGCGGTTTGCTTAGCGGAACACCTTCGGCACTTGGTCAGTATGTCGTTGGTATATTGGTGAAAGAATATAGAAACGGAGTATACATTAGTTCAACATACCGCGATTTTCAATTTAACGTAATAACCTGTCCTCAATTTGTACCTGCGGTTTTATCTCCGGTAAGTTCGTGCAACAGCAATACTATTTCTTTTGCAAACCTTGGCGGAAGTTCAGGTGCAGGATGGTTATGGGATTTTGGTGATCCAACAACTACCAACGACAATTCAACTTTAAATACTCCTACTTACACTTATCCAAATCCCGGAAATTATACAGTATCACTTACAACAGGTGTTGGTACGAATTGTGCGAATACAGCAACTACTCAATTAGTGATTAGTTCAGTCGTTCCAAATTTTAGTTCTACCTCTCCACAATGTGCCGGAAACGCTGTTTCTTTTACTGATTTAACTACACATTCGGCCAATGCCACCTTGAACTCATGGTCGTGGAATTTTGGAGATAATACAAGTTCAACATTGCAAAACCCAACGCATGTGTATACCACTGGCGGTGTATATAATGTTACACTCATCGTAGGAAGCAATACGAATTGTGTGGATACCATAGTGCTTCCTGTAACTATTAATCCACTGCCAATTGCTAATGCAGGTCCAAACCAAACTGTATGTGGTAACAACGCCACCGTAACATTAAATGGAATAATTAACGGTGCAACAGGAGGTATATGGACAAGTAATGGTAGTGGAACTTTTAGTCCGAATGCTACTACCCTTAATGCCAGTTATATTCCTAGTATTGCCGATACTGCAATTGGGTCAGTAACTTTAACACTTACCTCAACAGGAAATGGCAACTGCCCTGCATCTGTAAGTACAATGGTAGTTACTATTACTAATTCGCCAACAATAGCCAATGCTGGTCCTGATCAGATTATTTGTGGAACAACAACAGCAACACTTGCTGCAAATACACCTAGCACGGGTACTGGAACCTGGTCAATTCTTTCAGGTTCGGCAACTATTGCCAACCCACTGTCACCTACTACTACTATATCAGGCATAACACCGGGAAGTTCGGTTAGCTTACTTTGGAACATTTCAAGTCCCGGTTGTTTATCGACTGGTGATGTTGTAATCATTAGCGGCGATCTAGTGCCAACTACCGCTGCTGCCGGAGCCGACCAAAACTTGTGTATGGCAACAAGTGCTACTATGACAGCCAATACACCTGCTGTAGGTACTGGTCAATGGTCAATAGTGTCGGGTGCTGGATTTATATCTAACCCAACCTCACCCACAACTACTATTACCGGATTGTTACCCGGTGGTACACTGGTATTAAGATGGACGATTAGTCAAGGAGTGTGCTCATCAACCGACGACATCAGCATTATCAATAATTTGATTGCTACTGTGAATGCCGGAAATAATCAAGCTTTATGTGCTCCTGCCAACATTCAATTAAATGGAAGTGTTACAGGTGGTACCACTAGTGGTATATGGACAAGCCTAGGAACTGGTACATTTTCACCTTCAAATACTAGCCTAAATGCAACTTATATATTAAGTAACAGTGACATTTTAAACGGAAATGTCAGCCTGGTTCTGACTTCAACCGGCAATACTCCCGGATGCCCTGCAGTGAGTGATACAGTACTCATAAACTACAGTGGGTTTAATGGAACAGTTACCGTTGTACCAACCGATGTAAGTTGCTTTGGAGGGAATAATGGATCTGCTGCGGTAACAGTATCCGGTGGATTAAGTCCTTTTAGTTTTTTCTGGAATACAGTTCCTGCTCAAACAAACGCAACGGCTAGCAATCTTACACAAGGAACTTATACGGTAATAATTACTGATGGTAATGGTTGTACAAATACACAAAGTGTAACCATCACCCAACCAAGCCAATTATCATTTACCGGAAACACTACCGCTATTTCCTGTTTTGGAGGAAGCAATGGTTCAATTGTACTTAATCCAACTGGTGGAACGGCACCATATACTTATCTATGGCAACCGGGAAACCAAACAACTTCTTCCATTATTAATCAACCAATAGGCACTTATTCAGTAACTGTAACTGATTCAAAAAACTGTCAACAAAGTAATTCTTTTACACTGACACAACCGGCAGTTTTAACTTCCAGTTTAACTGCAACAAGCATTGATTGCTTTGGAACAAGTACAGGTAGTGTTAGTAGTTCAATTAATGGAGGTACTGCACCATATGTATATAATTGGAGTCCCGGTGGAAGCACTGCTCCTAGTGTTAGTGGTTTAGCTGCCGGTGTTTACACACTTCAGGTGACAGATAACAAAGGTTGTATAAAAGTAGATTCGATAACGGTTACGCAATCAACAGCAATTTTAGCTCCTATCACACAAACCAACGAAACTTGCACCAACTCTAACAATGGTACTGCAACGGTATTGGCCAGTGGTGGAAATCCAGGTTATACTTATTTGTGGACACCGGGTAATTTAAACACTAGCAGTATTTCAAATTTAGCGAGTGGTACTTATACCTTAACTGTTACTGATACCAAAGGCTGTAAAGCTTTCGGATTTGTTACTATTACTGAGCCTCCTGCTTTACAAGCAAATTTTATTAATCAACAAAATATTAAGTGTTTTAATGCCGCAACCGGCTCGGTTAGTATCAACGCCACAGGAGGCACCCCAGGATACTCTTATTTTTGGACACCGGGTAATTTTATTACTGCCACTATAACGGCGGTTCAGGCAGGTTCCTACACAGTAACCGTAAGCGACAACAACAATTGTCAAACACAAAATACAGTAGTGTTAACTCAACCAACACAAGCCTTATCCGTTTTAACAAGTGCTACTCCTGCAGCCTGTAACGGTGCCAATTCCGGATCGGTTCAGGCAAATGCAGCTGGTGGTACTTCTCCTTACAGCTTTTTTTGGACGCCCGGAGGTTCCACTGCACAAACAGTTTCGGGATTAACCCAAGGAAATTATACTGTTTTAGTAACTGACAATAATGGGTGTACTACAACCGGTGTTGCAACAGTTACTGAACCTTTACCTTTATCAGTTACATCGGGCTCAACCAATTCAAATTGTGGTTTAGCCAATGGATCTGCTTTTGTAACAGTAACTGGAGGTGTTCCATCCTTCAGTTATCAGTGGTCGCCTTCAGGAGGAACAGCCAATACTGCCAGTAATTTGTTGTCGGGTGCCTACTCCGTTTTAATTACAGATGGAAACGGTTGCACCACTACCGAATTGGTAAATGTTAATGATAACAATGGTCCATCGGTATCCATTATTGGAATTACTAATGTGACATGCTTTGGTGGTAACAATGGAACAGCCTCAGCAAATGTTTCAAGTGGAACCGGTCCTTTTACATTTAATTGGTTACCTACAGGTGGAACGGGACCTGTTGCAACCGGACTTACCGCAGGAGTTTACACAGTAGTAGTTACCGATGCTAACGGATGCAATTCATTAGCTACAACGAGTCCTTCAATAACTCAACCGACACAACTTGTTTTAAATTTAACAACCGCTGATGTTTCCTGTTTTGGAGGAACAAATGGATCAGCAAGTGTATTGGTAAGTGGAGGAACTCCGGGATATTCTTATGCATGGTCACCTGTAGGCGGATCTACCTCCTCAATTTCAAATTTAGCATCAGCTGTTTATACCATTGTAGTTACCGATTCAAACAATTGTGTAATCACTAACACTTTTTCAATTGATGAACCAACTCAAATTTCTGCCACCATTAGCAGTACAACAAATGTAAGTTGCTTTGCAGGTAACAATGGTAGTGCAACAGTTAGTGTTAGTGGTGGAACACCCTTTTACAATTACAGTTGGATTCCTTCTGGTGGAAACGGTCCAACGGGAGTAAACTTAGCCGCAGGTACTTACACTGTTGAAATAACTGATTTTAATGGATGTACAAATACTGCAATTGCAACTATCACACAACCAACACAACCACTTGCTGCAAGTGCAAGCAGTACAGCTACAAATTGTTTTGGTGGATCAAATGGTACAGCTCAAGCAACTGTAGTTGGAGGAACTCCAGGATACACTTTCCTATGGTCGCCAAGTGGAGGTAATTTACAAACTGCTACCGGTTTGAGTCCGGGCAATTATTTTGTTGCAGTAACCGATGCCAATAACTGCCAAACAAACGTGGCTGTTAGTGTAACTCAACCCACACAAATGGTAGTTAATTTATCTCCATCTGATCCTTCTTGCGGTTTGTCAAATGGGTCGATTACATCTCAGGTTTCGGGAGGTACCTCACCTTATACCTATTTGTGGACTCCAACCAACTCCACCAACTCCATTCTAAATGGAGCATTACCGGGCAGTTACACTTTAGTGGTAACTGATTCAAAAAACTGTACATCAACCAATCAAACAACGCTTACCAATATTCCGGGGCCAACAGCATCCTTGTTGTTTTCAACCAATGTTTCTTGTGCAGGTGGAAATAACGGTTTAGCAAGCATACAAATCAATCAAGGAACTTTACCTTATACCATTAATTGGTCACCTTTTGGTGGGACAAATTTAATTGCTCAAAATTTAAGTGCCGGTAATTACACTGCATTAATTACAGATGGTATAGGTTGTCAAACAAGTGTTTCGGCTAGTATTTCGGAGCCTTCTCCTTTAACTCTTTTAGCTCAATCAAACACGCAGGTTTCCTGCTTTGGCGGAAGTAATGGTGCGGCCATTGTTTCAGCAAGTGGCGGTGCAGGCAACTATACCTATTCTTGGTCGCCAATACTATCCAGTAGCCCTTCGGTAAACAATTTATCGGCAGGAAGCTACAATGTAACTGCTTTTGACCAAAATAGTTGTAGCACCTCTATCTCAATAAGTATTACCCAACCAAGCCTTTTATCGTCGGCTATTGGTGCTGTAATAAACCCTACTTGTTTTGGCGGAACCGGTTCTGCTACTGCAATTGGAGTTGGAGGAACTTTTCCTTATACCTATGCCTGGGCAACTGTACCTCCTCAGTTTAACAGCACAGCCACTGGTCTATTGGCCGGTTCAACACAGGTAACAGTTACCGATGCTAAAGGATGTACTGCAAGCAATACTGCTACACTAACACAACCCAGTCAGGTTATTACTTCAGCTGCTCCAGATATTTCAGTTTGCTTAGGACAATCGGGGACACTTACTGCCACCGCCAGTGGAGGAGCCGGTAATTACTTTTACTCGTGGCAACCACAAAACGTGATTAATTCAGGAAGCTTAACAGTAGCACCTATTTCGAGTAGTACATATTTTGTTTTTGCATCTGACCAAAGTGGATGTAGCGGAACAGTAGATACTATTAATGCCATCGTGTTTACCTTACCTGCATCGAGTGTTCAAGTAGTTGGAAATACCCCAATTTGCCCAGGTCAAACAACACAGATTTCAGTACAAACTAGCGGAAATACCGGGCTATTGACCTATTCTTGGAACAATAACTTAGGAAACGGTCCGGGCCCAATTGCTGTAACACCATTGCAACCAACAACCTATATTGTTTCGGTTTTAAATAGTTGCGGCGTTGCAGTAGTCGATTCTATTCGAATTGAATTTAATCCTCCACCACAAATTGCATTTACACCAGCTATTTTGGGTGGATGTGTGCCGCTCATCGTGCAATTTACTGATAATTCAATCTCAGGAAATGCCAGCGATCCAATAACAAGTTGGAGTTGGACATTCAGTGACGGTACGACCTCTTCTATACAAAATCCAACACATACTTTTACACAAGCAGGTAGTTATCCGGTTAGCTTATCTGTTACAACTGCAAACGGCTGTACCAACAATAACGCAACTGCACCAACAGTTATCTCGGCTCATCCGTTGCCTATCGCTGCATTTTCTTTAAACTCAACTAATCTGGATTTACCAACAGATTTATTACAAACAAACAACCAATCGGTAGGTGCAACTTCGTATGTATGGGAGTTTGGAGACGGGGGTAGTTCAACACTTGAAAATCCCCAATACAGTTATACACAAGTTGGAAATTTTCCTGTGCAGTTAACAGCAACAACAGCTTTTGGATGTGAGGACAAGATGACGATTGAAATTAAAACCAATGCACAAATTCTATTTCCAAATGCATTTACACCTAATCCCGGCTACTCGTCAGGTGGTGTATATGATCCTAACAGTTTAGACAACGATGTGTTTTTCCCTTACACAGCAGGAGTTGTTGAATTTAAAATTCAGGTTTTTGACAGGTGGGGAGAATTAATTTTTGAAAGCAACACACTTAAACAAGGTTGGGATGGCTATTACAGAGGGAAACTTTGCCCAATGGGGGTATATGTTTGGAAAGCACGAATTGTATTAAATAATGGACAAACACTTTATAAAACAGGCGATGTTACACTACTACGTTAA
- a CDS encoding riboflavin synthase, which translates to MFTGIIECLGKVIAIQQENNNTHFTLEAPFIAELKVDQSVAHNGVCLTVTALSEKSYTVTAIHETLLKTNLGGLSLGNSINLERCMLLNGRLDGHIVQGHVDQTATCTSITNQNGSWLFTFKHTHALSSITVEKGSITINGVSLTVVNSKPGEFSVAIIPYTYNNTVFQYIKEGDSVNLEFDIIGKYVAKLFQEQIQNK; encoded by the coding sequence ATGTTTACCGGAATTATTGAGTGCTTAGGGAAAGTGATTGCGATTCAGCAAGAAAACAACAATACTCACTTCACCCTTGAAGCTCCCTTTATAGCCGAATTAAAAGTTGACCAAAGTGTTGCACACAATGGTGTTTGCCTAACTGTTACCGCACTGTCCGAAAAAAGCTATACTGTTACTGCGATTCATGAAACTTTACTAAAAACGAATTTAGGCGGTTTAAGCTTGGGCAATTCAATTAATTTAGAACGATGTATGCTTTTAAATGGACGACTGGATGGACATATTGTACAAGGGCATGTAGATCAAACAGCAACATGCACTAGCATCACTAATCAGAATGGTAGTTGGTTATTTACTTTTAAGCATACTCATGCTTTAAGCTCCATTACAGTTGAAAAAGGAAGCATTACTATAAATGGAGTAAGTTTAACAGTAGTAAATTCAAAACCGGGAGAGTTTTCTGTCGCAATAATTCCGTATACCTACAACAATACAGTGTTCCAATATATCAAAGAAGGCGATTCGGTTAATTTAGAATTTGATATTATTGGAAAATATGTTGCTAAATTATTTCAAGAGCAAATCCAAAATAAGTAA
- a CDS encoding gliding motility-associated C-terminal domain-containing protein, translated as MNKFLLFLVTFLGCQTALFATHNRAGEITFRRIYSSSNPNSFKYEATVITYTRLPANQIPDRCELEIVWGDGTLDTIPRVNGVSSSSCAHSGEVVAADIKKNIYVGVHTYAGPSCFTISVTDPNRNASVINIPNSTNVSFYIESQLCINPFLGFNNTSPVLLNPPIDNACTCKKFVHNPGAFDADGDSLSYELIDCKDAGGNPIFGYTLPPGVTINATTGDMVWQCPNPIGEFNFAILIKEWRQGSLIGSVERDLQVTVVGGCQNDPPVIAALKDTCVVAGTTIAFPVTATDPNFNDEVTLTSTGGVYLLSSSPAFFPQGAHANTTVTATFSWQTNCSHVRLQPYQVLFKAEDNDLSTPLVDIKTVNLTVIAPAPQNLIASPIGTSIQLNWQQELCSNAIGYKIYRKNSPSGFVPSNCITGIPAFTGFIEIATVTGLTSTSFTDSNNGNGLINGLDYCYMIYAYFADGSKSYASNEICVQLNKDAPVITHVDVVETNSSNGKIQVKWSKPTEIDTIAFPGPYFYKVFRASNGNFQLQHSTQVAVGLNDTTFLDIVGLNTLEEAYTYKIEVYSTTPTTTFISNSSKASSVFLTLIPNDNQLQLNWQSTVPWHDSIFVIYKQNELVPTQYDSIGTTTGYTFIDTGLINGRTYCYKIKAIGTYSTSGLVSPLINFSQIACGIPQDKTAPCAPGNFGIATNCDLIQNTLTWNNPNNNCADDVVAYKIYYTPVLDEAMSFLQLINDANELSFSHNNNGVSIAGCYAIAAVDSFGNEGPMSDSVCIDNCPNYELPNIVTIDDDGKNDFFIPFPYKYVESINLDIYNRWGQLVYHTEDPKIGWDGTNQKSKQLVPDGVYYYVCEVNEIRLTGIEPRTIKGFLHVFTSQQKNGAK; from the coding sequence GTGAATAAGTTTCTTCTATTTTTAGTTACTTTCCTTGGATGCCAAACGGCTCTTTTTGCTACTCATAACCGAGCCGGTGAAATTACTTTTCGTAGAATTTATAGTTCAAGTAATCCAAATTCCTTTAAATACGAAGCAACGGTAATAACCTACACACGATTACCCGCCAATCAAATTCCGGATCGCTGTGAATTAGAAATTGTATGGGGCGATGGAACTTTAGATACAATACCACGCGTGAACGGTGTCTCTTCAAGCTCTTGTGCCCATTCGGGAGAAGTGGTAGCGGCAGATATTAAAAAAAATATTTACGTGGGAGTGCATACTTATGCTGGTCCTTCCTGCTTTACAATTTCGGTAACCGATCCTAATAGAAATGCAAGTGTTATTAATATTCCTAATTCAACCAATGTTTCATTTTATATTGAATCACAGCTGTGCATCAATCCCTTTTTAGGATTTAATAATACATCCCCCGTTTTATTGAATCCTCCTATAGACAATGCCTGTACCTGTAAGAAATTTGTTCACAATCCAGGAGCTTTTGATGCTGATGGGGATAGTCTTTCATACGAGTTAATCGATTGTAAAGATGCAGGCGGGAATCCAATATTTGGCTACACCCTGCCTCCGGGAGTCACCATCAATGCTACAACCGGCGATATGGTTTGGCAATGTCCAAATCCAATTGGCGAATTTAATTTTGCAATTTTAATTAAGGAGTGGCGACAAGGCAGTTTAATTGGTTCGGTTGAACGCGATTTGCAAGTGACAGTGGTAGGCGGTTGCCAAAACGACCCTCCGGTAATTGCTGCTTTAAAGGATACTTGTGTAGTTGCCGGTACAACAATAGCTTTTCCTGTTACAGCAACAGATCCAAATTTTAATGACGAGGTAACGTTAACTTCTACAGGAGGAGTTTACTTACTAAGCTCAAGTCCTGCATTTTTCCCCCAAGGTGCACATGCGAATACAACAGTTACAGCAACATTTAGCTGGCAAACCAATTGTTCACATGTTAGACTTCAACCTTATCAAGTGTTGTTTAAAGCAGAAGATAATGATCTCTCAACGCCATTAGTTGATATCAAAACTGTAAACTTAACCGTGATTGCACCTGCCCCTCAAAATTTAATAGCTTCACCCATTGGTACTTCTATACAATTAAATTGGCAACAAGAACTTTGTAGTAATGCTATAGGGTATAAAATTTACCGAAAAAACAGCCCCTCCGGTTTTGTACCTTCCAATTGCATTACAGGAATTCCTGCTTTTACTGGATTTATTGAAATTGCTACCGTTACTGGATTAACATCAACTAGTTTTACCGATTCAAATAATGGCAATGGTTTGATAAATGGCTTGGATTATTGTTATATGATTTACGCTTATTTTGCCGACGGTTCTAAAAGTTATGCTTCCAATGAAATATGTGTGCAACTAAATAAAGATGCACCTGTTATTACTCATGTTGATGTAGTTGAAACAAATAGTAGCAATGGGAAGATTCAGGTTAAATGGTCGAAACCAACCGAAATTGATACTATTGCTTTTCCCGGGCCTTATTTTTACAAGGTTTTTAGAGCTTCAAACGGAAATTTCCAATTGCAACATTCAACCCAAGTTGCAGTAGGATTAAATGATACTACATTTCTAGATATAGTTGGATTAAATACACTCGAAGAGGCATATACTTATAAAATTGAAGTTTATTCAACTACACCAACTACTACCTTCATTAGTAACTCAAGCAAAGCATCTTCAGTTTTTTTGACATTAATTCCAAACGACAATCAACTTCAATTAAATTGGCAATCAACTGTTCCTTGGCACGACAGTATTTTTGTTATTTATAAACAGAATGAACTTGTACCTACGCAATATGATTCCATTGGTACTACAACCGGCTACACTTTTATCGATACCGGATTAATAAATGGTCGTACCTATTGTTATAAAATAAAAGCAATTGGAACTTATTCAACTTCAGGTTTAGTTTCACCATTAATTAACTTTTCACAAATAGCTTGTGGTATTCCTCAGGATAAAACTGCTCCCTGTGCTCCGGGTAATTTTGGCATTGCAACAAATTGCGATTTAATACAAAATACACTTACTTGGAATAATCCTAACAACAATTGTGCTGACGATGTTGTTGCTTATAAAATATATTACACACCGGTATTGGATGAAGCCATGAGTTTTCTTCAGTTAATTAACGATGCAAATGAGCTTAGCTTTTCGCACAACAACAATGGCGTTTCTATTGCAGGTTGTTATGCTATTGCTGCTGTTGATTCATTTGGAAATGAAGGCCCAATGAGCGATTCGGTTTGCATCGACAATTGCCCAAATTACGAACTACCCAATATTGTTACCATTGACGATGATGGGAAAAATGATTTTTTTATTCCATTTCCATATAAATATGTTGAGAGCATTAATTTAGATATTTACAATCGTTGGGGTCAACTTGTTTATCATACTGAAGATCCAAAAATTGGATGGGATGGAACCAATCAAAAATCAAAACAATTAGTACCTGATGGAGTATATTACTATGTGTGTGAGGTAAACGAAATTCGCTTAACCGGAATTGAACCCCGCACAATAAAAGGATTCTTACACGTATTTACCAGCCAACAAAAAAACGGCGCAAAATAA